Genomic window (Mycoplasma sp. NEAQ87857):
ATGAACTTAGAATTAAATTGATAATTTCTTTTTCGTTTTGGATTGAATTAACCCTTCCATCAATATCATCTGTTGAAAAATGAAACTTCTTGGTTTTTAAATAATTTATTAGTTTTTCAATAACTAAATCATAATCATTAATGGTGTATTTCTTATTATTCATATAAAAATTATACTATTTTAAATTGCTTAAATATCGCTGTAATAACAGCAATATTTAAGATTATTACATTAATTATTACTGTTAATAGGTAATATTATTAAACAAAAATTTACAATATATTCTTAATATCTAATACACAATTGATAAGGTATTGGTTGAATTTAGTAAAATTATTATATGAAAGCAAGATTTAAAGAAGTACCACTAACGTTAAATTCAGTTGCATTAGGAACAATTGGGCTTGCAGGTGCTGCTGATTTATTAATACAAAAAATTCCTAATTTAAATGAAGTTCAGGCTTTTAGATTCACTTTGTTTGTCTATATTTTTTGTATTGCTCTTGCGTTGTTTTATATGATTATTAACGCTATCAAACACATTTATTACTATAAAAGTGTTAAAGAGAATCTTAAAAAACCCAATACTATTGGCTCATTTGGAATTAATTTTTTATCAACCTTAGCAATTAACAACGGTATTAGTTGAATTATTAATAAATGTGCTAGCGATGAAATTAAACATCAATTATTGTATATACCTAATTTAATAGTAATATTAGTTGTTATTGCACAATTTATTTATTCAATTTACTTCATTAAAAATATTTTAATGAAACCAGCTAATTGACAAGGAGAAGTTTTTACAACCTGATTTGTACCTTTGGTAGGTATATCAATTTGTATTACACATATTCAAAACTTAGGGAATATACTTCCGTTATTATTTTTTCAAATAATATGATTTTGAGCTTTTGCATTCTTTATTTGATTTTTTCCTTTAGTTTTATATAAATTCTTTTTCAAACCTCATCCAAATAGTGCAGATATTCCTTCAATGGCAATATTTGCTTCTCCAGCAAATTTAATGGCATTAGGTTTTTTAGTAGCTTTTGATCCTTCTAGCACAGTTAAAACAGTGTTTAATAACCAAATCTTTTATAATATTATTTCTGTTTATTTATTTTGTTTATCTTCAGTAGGAATAATGATTTATATGGTTATATTGGCTAAAACTTTAAGATTACATAGATTAAAAATGTCTTGAAGTGCTTTAACCTTCCCTGCAAGTATTTCTGCAATAGGTACTTTAAAATTTGCTGATTTATTTTTCCATTCAAGCAATACTAACTTTATAGGAATTAATGAATTCTTTACTGCTGTTGCTGTGGTTTTATTCACTATTTCTTTATGTGTTGTAGCTTTTATTAATATTATTTATTTAGAACTGTTATTTGAAAAGTTAATTTCTAAAAAGAAATTCAAATATTAAAAAAATGATAACTTCAAGTTATCATTTTTTAATAAATTTCTTCTTTGTCAAAATCAATATTTTCTTGATTGGGTTGATGTTTTAATTCATCTAAAAGCACACTATCGCTTTCATTAGTGTTATTATCATCTTCAGTAGAATTTAGTGTTAATAAAATTTCTTTACCTTCAAAAACACTTGTAAATACTTCTAATTCAGTGGTTTGGGTAGTAATAGGATTGACTAAATCTTCAAAATAAATATTTTGAGCTTCATATTTTTCAACATTTAAACTAGTTCATTTTTGGTATTGTTTTAATGATGAATAAATGTAATGATTATCATTGATATAAAAAATATCATCATAAATAAATAATCTTGTATCTTGAGTATCAACATTAGGTATTTTATTACCATCAATTAATTTTTTAACCCAAGGATTTACTGCTCTTTTTAATACTGCTTGAGTTCTTCCACCTTCTAATTGTGAATAATTATCAAAAAAGTGTACTTTATTAAAGTATTTTTTAACTATTCCTAAATGAGTAGTAATAAAAACTAAATCAAAATGATGCTTTTCACTTAGTTTAAATAATATTTTTAAAAAAGCTAATCGCACTTCTTTATTTAATTCATGCTTATCATCTACCACAAAAATAATTTTTATTTTATTTAAAATATCTTTAAATAATTTTAACTTAGTTTTATCAACAAATTGTAATTCGTTGTATGGTTTTAGATAACTACCTAAAGGTAAAGAAATAGTGTTTAAAACTTCAATAAAATTCAATATAGTTACATAACCTTGAATAAACTTAGATTTCTTTTTTGTTCTAATTGAACAAAAATCAGATACTGTATAAACAAAATCACTCATTCATAAAGTATTTGTAAAGAAATCATAATACCTTTGAAGCATAATAAACGCTTGAGATTGATATACTTCATTTTTTTCAGGTAATCTTTCAATAATTTTATTTAAAAATTTCTTTAAATTATGAATTTCTTTTTGAGTGTTTGATAAATTAGTATTAATTCTACTTAATTTCAGTTCTTTAGATTTAGCTATTTTATTAAATAATCTTAATTCAGATTTTTTATTTCAAGCTAATTCAGCATTAGCGTGTTTAATTTTTTGTTGAAATTCACTTGCTAGAACTTGTGATTGATAATTAGGTAATTGCTTAAATTTTTTATGTTTTAATTCTTTAATTTTTTGTTTTAAGCCATTAATAATATTAATATATTTAAGATATTGTTTATGCGAAATACCAACAAATTCAGATATATTAAATTGAAATTCACTATTAATAATTCACTTTAAATGTTTTAATTCTTTAGCTTTGTTTTTATTAAAGAAAATATTGTTATTAATAAATATTTTAATTTTATTGGTCAATTCTCTATTTAAATGAAGTAATTCTTCTTGACCTAAATACATTAATTTATGATAATTTTTCTTTAATAAATGCAGCACTTTTTTCTTGGTAAAAATATCTTTATATATTTCAATAGTATGACTAGGATTGTAAATATTTACTTTTTTAATTTTTAAAATATTAATTTCTTTTTGTGTTTTAGAAATGAAATAATTTAATAATTCTGTGGTTTTAGTTTTAATTTTATTTAAATGCTCTTTATAAAATTTAATTTCAATTTTGTAATCTCTAATTTTTAAATCATTAGCTATTTTTTGTAATGAACTTGAATTAATTGCGTTCATATATTTAAGCTTTAATTCACTGTCAAAAATTAATTTCTTTTGAACATAGCTTGTAGTAGTTTCATAAGTTTCTAATAAATTAGAGTGATTTTTATCTATATCAAGATAAAAATCAATATATGATTTAAATAAATCTTCTTGATAAACTTCTACTATTTCAATTAATCTTTGAAATAGGTCCATTAATCAATTATAATTAACACTATTTTTATTATTTTTAATTTCATTAATTAATAATTTCACACCTTTAATAAAGTTTTTATTAACATCCATAATCACTTGACCATGAGTAGTTAATAAATTAAAAAAAGTATTTTTTAATAATGGTTCAAAATTATTAACTAAAAATTTAGCTTCATTTCTTTTTTTCTTATCAAATCGTTTATCTAAGCAAAATTGATAAATCTCATAAATAGGTAAATCATTATTTTCGTTTTGGATAATATCTTTAAATTTTAAACTGGTAATTTTATTAAAAATAGTATCCTTATCTAAAATAATTTTAGTTTTATTAACATTATCAGAGTTTTCAAAGAAAACTAATGACAAGTTTTTGTTGTACATTAAATTAGCTCAAAAAGTATCAAAATTTAAAAATTTATTATTTTCATTAATGAATAATGCTGTTTTATCATTCTTGTATAAGTGAATTGAAGGAACAGACATAAAAACTTTTTTACCTTCAGATTCTTGTTCAATAAAAAGATTGCTAATTGATAAAATTCTATTTTTATATTCTTGCATTCTCATCCTTAATATGATAAATTCGCATTTTTATTGATTAATTTTGCTACTACTAAATATGAGTAATAAATAACAAAAACATTAAATCATATTTTAATTGGACTAATTAAAATATGTTGTGAAATTCAAGTATATATGTTTGATAAATCACCATTTCCTAAAGTATATAAATCTCCAATAGATAATAAAGGAATATTAATTAATTCTAAAAATGATGAAAAAACAATAATTGGAACAAAAATTTTGTATTTTTTTAATGACATTTTAAATCTAGCTACCACAATAAATATAATCATAGCACCCATACCAGCAGTCATTAATGCTACTAAAGCTCATCTATTTTTTACAATTCCATTGCTAATTCATTCATCTTTAGTTAAATAACCAACATAAATGAAAATAAAGCTAATAACAATTGAAATAAATAAAACACCATTAATTAAATAAATATTAGCTAATAATCTATCTGAACCATTTTCACTAATAAAAGTTTTTTTATTATTTAATGTAATTATTTTTTGAGCGTATTTAACTTCTGCTTTTGTATCTTCTTTGCTTTCAGCGATTCTTAATTTTGAGGCTAATTTATGAATTTTTAAATTAATATTATTAATTCTAAATGTGACAGAAAAAGCATTATTAATAAACTGCATAAAATACATTCCAAAAATACCTGAAACTAAACCATTTATTGCAGTTGCTAAAGAATAAATTGGACTATAACCTACTGGTGGAACGAATAAAAGTGAAATTAAATCACTTATAAATCCAACCAAAAATCCAATTAAAGGACCAAAAATAAACCCGGTAATTTTTACTGGTAATCCAATAAAAGCAAATTTATATGACGAAATATTAACCCAAGGGATAATTTGTGATGAAACAGTAGTGAAAGCTACTGAAATTGCAATTAAAATTGCAACAAAAACCATTTTTCTAATGCTTCATTTAGGAAAAATGCTAAAATCACTCAATTTCGCTTTTTGGATAATTTTATTTATTTTATTCATAATTAAATTTTATTATTAATAATGAAAAACTTAAATAATTCATTAATTATTTATTTGACCCTTGATTTGATTTTTATTAAGATCAATATCAATAATATTTGCTTTTATTATTTGTCCTGGATAATAAGAATCATATATATCATTATCATTTAAATTTAACTTACTAATATGAATAAATAAGGTTTGCTTAATTCCAATATAAACAAAAATTCCAAAATCTGTTACATTTTGCACAGTTCCATCAACAATATCACCAATATTTAAATTATCTATAGTTAAAATAGTATCTTTTAAAATAAATCCAGTTTTATTATTATCAAATATTTTATTAGGATTTTCTAAAGCACTAATAATAAGTTCTATTTCATATTTTCTATCAGGATATTGCTTAAAAATTTCTTGTTTTAAAGCTGAATAATCTTGATTTTTATCATTGATTTTAATCTCATATTGCTCAATTAACTTATTAGCAAAATCATAAGAATCAGGATGAATTGCAGTTTTATCTAAATAATTATCTGAATCAAAAATTCTTAAAAAACCTATAGCTTGCTCATATGCTTTTGGTCCTATTCCTTTAACTTTTAATACTTGTTTACGATTTAAAAAGTTACCATTTTCATTACGATATTCAACAATATTGCTTGCAGTTTTTTCACTTAATCCTGCAATATACACCAAAATATATTTACTAGCACTATTAAGATCAACACCAATTTGATTAACTACTTTTTGAACTTTGAAAGATAAATAACTTTCAAGCTCTTTTGCATTAAGATCATGCTGATATTGTCCTACACCTATAGATTTAGGATCTATTTTAACTAACTCATTTAATGGATCAA
Coding sequences:
- a CDS encoding ECF transporter S component, with translation MNKINKIIQKAKLSDFSIFPKWSIRKMVFVAILIAISVAFTTVSSQIIPWVNISSYKFAFIGLPVKITGFIFGPLIGFLVGFISDLISLLFVPPVGYSPIYSLATAINGLVSGIFGMYFMQFINNAFSVTFRINNINLKIHKLASKLRIAESKEDTKAEVKYAQKIITLNNKKTFISENGSDRLLANIYLINGVLFISIVISFIFIYVGYLTKDEWISNGIVKNRWALVALMTAGMGAMIIFIVVARFKMSLKKYKIFVPIIVFSSFLELINIPLLSIGDLYTLGNGDLSNIYTWISQHILISPIKIWFNVFVIYYSYLVVAKLINKNANLSY
- a CDS encoding MAG1360 family OppF-related protein is translated as MQEYKNRILSISNLFIEQESEGKKVFMSVPSIHLYKNDKTALFINENNKFLNFDTFWANLMYNKNLSLVFFENSDNVNKTKIILDKDTIFNKITSLKFKDIIQNENNDLPIYEIYQFCLDKRFDKKKRNEAKFLVNNFEPLLKNTFFNLLTTHGQVIMDVNKNFIKGVKLLINEIKNNKNSVNYNWLMDLFQRLIEIVEVYQEDLFKSYIDFYLDIDKNHSNLLETYETTTSYVQKKLIFDSELKLKYMNAINSSSLQKIANDLKIRDYKIEIKFYKEHLNKIKTKTTELLNYFISKTQKEINILKIKKVNIYNPSHTIEIYKDIFTKKKVLHLLKKNYHKLMYLGQEELLHLNRELTNKIKIFINNNIFFNKNKAKELKHLKWIINSEFQFNISEFVGISHKQYLKYINIINGLKQKIKELKHKKFKQLPNYQSQVLASEFQQKIKHANAELAWNKKSELRLFNKIAKSKELKLSRINTNLSNTQKEIHNLKKFLNKIIERLPEKNEVYQSQAFIMLQRYYDFFTNTLWMSDFVYTVSDFCSIRTKKKSKFIQGYVTILNFIEVLNTISLPLGSYLKPYNELQFVDKTKLKLFKDILNKIKIIFVVDDKHELNKEVRLAFLKILFKLSEKHHFDLVFITTHLGIVKKYFNKVHFFDNYSQLEGGRTQAVLKRAVNPWVKKLIDGNKIPNVDTQDTRLFIYDDIFYINDNHYIYSSLKQYQKWTSLNVEKYEAQNIYFEDLVNPITTQTTELEVFTSVFEGKEILLTLNSTEDDNNTNESDSVLLDELKHQPNQENIDFDKEEIY